One Candidatus Nitrososphaera evergladensis SR1 genomic window, CAGCGGGTTTGCCTGGCCTGCCGAGTCCCCCACCATGAGCAGGCCGTCTGCAACCGTGCTTGCACGCGTGCCCTCGTTAGGGATGAATCCATAGTGCAGTTCAACTGGCTGTATCTTGCCCAGCCTGTCAAGAGGCTTTAACCTCTTTTCCAGAATCGCGTTCAATTTGTCGAGCGGGTCGGCCTGCGACTCGGGCCTTCCGATGCCGACTCCGATTCTCACCCTGTTTTTAGAGAGCGGAAACACCCACGCATAGCCGGCCTCGGAATATTGCTGTCCGACCATCAGCGTCCACAGCGCGCTGTCTGCGTGGTCGCAGTAGCACTCGTATTCTGCGCCCACCCCGTAGCGCTTCCATTCCCCTGCCATGCCGGCCCTGCGCGCAGCAGAGGTGCCAAAGCCGCTCGCGTCTATTACAAGGGGGCAAGCAACCTCGAGGTCGCCCGCCGGCGTGCTTGCCTTGACGCCTGCTATCCTGTCGCCTTCTTTTACAACGTTGATGACGTTGCTTTTGATCATTATCCGGGCGCCAGCCTCTGCCGCCATGAATGTAAGGTGCTGGTACGTCGCCCTCACGTCAAGGACGCAAGACCGGGGGTTGCTGCCTGCAATCGTCACCTCGTTTGAAGGCGATACAAACTGGTAGCTGGAGATCGGGTTGTACAGGCGACTAGGAATGCCAAGCGCGTCCATCGAGTCTATCCAGCTGACGCCGGACGTCCTCACGCTGTGCGCGATTGCCTCATCCTTTTCAAACAGAATGACACTTGCACCTGCCTTTGCAGCCGCCCACGCTGCGGAAAGCCCCGCAGGGCCTCCTCCCACCACGGCAATGTCGTATTTTCCTGCCATTTTTTCTATCTCCCATCATCCTGCCGTGAAAGAGACCCTTCCAAAGCGCATGTACGGGAGTATCGAGGCGCCTATAACCTTGCGCTCCTTTGACAGCCCCGTTAAATTCTTTAGGCAGTCAAAGACGTTTCCGGCAACCATCACTTCCTTGACTGGGTGCACAAGCTCGCCGTTTCTTACGAGCCATCCTCCCTTTACCACGCCGGAAAAGTCGCCGTTTACGGGATTGACGTTGCCGGAAAACCTGCTTATCATGACGCCCTGCTTTATCTCTGAGATCAGGCCGTCAAGGGATGATTTGCCGGGCTTGACTGCAAAGTTAGTGGTTGCAACCGACGGGGGCGAACTCGTCGAGCCGGAGGCGTTTCCCGTGCTCCTGGTGCCTGCTTTTTTTGCAGTGTAGGTATTGTAAAGGAATTTTTTGAGCACACCGTTTTCGATGACGACGTTTTTCCTGTGGGGCACGCCTTCTCGGTCAAAGCTTGCGGCTGCAAGGCCGTCTGCGTTTGTGGCGTCGTCTTCTACGGCCAGCATGGCAGACGCCACGCGCTTGCCAAGCTTGCCTGCAAACATGCTTGATTTTTTCTGGACCGCGTCAGAGTTTATAGAGTGGGCCACGACTTCTTCCACCATCTCCATCGCTGCCGCAGGCGTGAGGAGCATCTCGCCTTTGAAGCTGTCCGTCATCTTTTTTGCGCCAAGCGAGCCGGCTACGGTGCGCGCAAACTCGCTTGCGGCCGTGTGCACTTCAATGTCCTTTACATGGTGCGTGCCCCCGGACTGGACGTCAAAGCTTGACACGTCGTCGCCGTCGATCGCCATTCCCATTATCGACCACGAAAACACGCTCAGTTTTTCCGATAGCAAGACGCCGTTTGTGTTGGCAAGCCAGTGCGTCATCCCAGTCGCCGAAAAGTTGCCGCTGTCGACGCTTACCTTCTTGTCGTGTGACTTGGCCGTTTTCAGCATCTCGGCTGCAAGTTTTGCAGCTTCCCTGGCCTCAAACGACTCGGCGTTTCTGTCGTAAATCCCCCTCACGCGGCCTACCTTTGACTTGGCGGGAAGAAAGTTGAGCTTGTCCCGCGGGCTGACGCGCGCTATTTTGACAGCAGAATACACGGCATTTCTTATCTTGTCCGGGTCAAGGCTGTTGACAGAGTAGAACCCCAGCGCGCCGTTGAGAAAGACGCGTATTCCCACCGCGCTTGCCTTTTGCGTCTTGGCCTGCTTCAGGTCGTTGTTCTCGATAAAGACTTCTGACTCTTTGGTAACTGCGGCATAGACCTCGGCGTCGCTTGCCCCGTGTGCTTCTGCCTCTTTGAGGGCGAGGCGCAGCAGGCTCTCCATCCTTTTACTGCATACCCCCTATTATCGCGGTGCACCGTACGTGCGGGCCACCGCCGTCGACCTTGGCCGGCTGGTACTTGCCGCAGTAGCCGGTGCCAATGTCGTACTCGAACTTGCTTCCAACCATGTCTATTGACCGCAGCACGTCAAACGCGTTGCCCGAGATGCTTGCCCCCCTCATCAGCTCCTTTACCTCGCCGTTTTCTATCAGATATGCTTCTTGCGCGCCAAACATGAATTCGCCGTTTGCGTCGGCCTGGCCGTTTCTGGCGCCCTTGACAAGATAGCCGTGCTTTGTCTCTTTGACGATTTCATCGAGCGTGTCGGCGCGGGGCTCGATGTACGTGTTTCTCATCCGTATCAGGGGCTCGTCGGTGTAGGTAAACGCGCGTGCGTTGCCGGTCGATGCGGTCCCAAATGCAAACGCAGACTCGCGGTTGTGCAAAAACGACTTTAGAATGCCTTTTTCGATTATCGCGGTCCTGCCGGCCTCGACGCCCTCGTCGTCGACTCCGATCGTGCCGGCGGCGTTTTCTGCGATATCAGACCTGCCGCTGTCCACGAGCGTGACAAGGTCGCTTGCCACCTTTTGGCCGATCTTGTCTTTTACCACAGAGCCGGAAAGGACAAAATCCGCCTCGACCGTGTGGCCTATTGCCTCGTGGCACAAGAGCCCTACCATCCCCGGGTCCAGAATTATCGTCGTCTTTTCTCCCGTAGCGTATTTTGCCTGGAGCAGTTTGGCTGCCTTTTCTGCGGCCACCTGCGCGTATTCAAGGTGGCCTTTTTTGAACAGGTCGTCCCAGCCTCCAGTTATGCCAATGCCCTCGCTTGCAGTCACGCTCTTGGCGCCTTCCCTTGCCACCGCAGTGACGTTGAACTCGGGTTTTGAATCAAATATCTCGACTTCTGCGCCGTCGCTGTTTGCAATAACCTTGTGATCAAGCATGTCGCGGTAGGTGGCCGACGCAGTCTTGATCCCTTTTGCGTGCTTGCGCGCAGCCGCCTCAGCCTCCCTTGCGACTCTGACCTTTTGCTCGATGTCAATCCCTGCAAGGTCGCCCTTTGCCTTTGCCACAAACGTCCCCCTTGCCATTTTTGACTCTGCAAGGCCCTTGACCTTGTTCTTTTTCGACCTGCCAAGGACGCGGGCCATCGAGACTGCCTGTACAAGCGACTCTTTCAGGTCTTCCTTTGACATACTGGCCGAGCTTGAAAAGCCCCAGCAGCCGTCTACAAGGACCCTTATGCCGCAGCCGGCGTTTTCGACCATGCGCACCCTCTCCAGCCGGCCGTTTGCGAAATTGACTTCCGAAAATGACCGGGCCTGGTAGCGCGCCTCGACATAGCTTGTACCCCTTGATGATGACGACGAAGATACAAGGGACCGCAGCATGTCAAGCACTGCCTGTGGTTGTTGTTGCAACAACATACAAGCGTGATGTGTTTCTGTAAATTATGTCTTGTGACTGCCGCGTGTAGTTTTGCTCCATATCTCATTTATTTGATAATTGCAGATAACCTGCGGTGAAAAAAAGGGCTTTTGTGGGGCTGTCAATAGCGGGAGCTATAGCTGTTGCTATTGCAGGCATCATTATAGTTGTGCCCGATGTGGCCCTTCCCTTCAAGACAAGCGGCAGCACCACCGAGGTTGAAAACAGCGGGCCGGAGCTGCGCGACGGCACGCTTGCCTTGGAGCAGGTTGTTGCAGGTGGATTGCAGTTTCCCACGAGCATGGCGTTTTTAGACGCAGACAACATACTCGTGCTGCAGAAAAACGACGGACAGGTCCGGCTCGTTTCAGGCGGCGTGCTTGCCGAAAAGCCGGTCCTTCAGGTCAACGTAGAAAACGATGTGGAAAGGGGGCTCCTTGGCATAGCCGTGTGGAACGGCAGCAGCGTCAGCAGCAACGAAGTGTTCCTCTACCTTACGGAAAACGTGACTGACGGAGGAAACACCACGACTGCAATGAACAGGATCTACAGGTACAACTACGACTGGAGCCAAAAGGCCCTTGTCAACGGCACGCTCCTTCTTGATCTGGCAGGCGGGCCGGGTCCCTACCACAATGGGGGCAAAATCGCAATCGGCCCCGACGGCTACCTGTACGCAGTCATCGGGGACACAAACTTTAGCACTGGGATTTCAGACAACCACGCCAGCAGAGAGCCACCAGACTACAGGTCAGTCATAATACGCGTCGACAGGGAAACCGGAAAGGCGCCAAGCGACAACCCGTTCTACGGGATAAAGGGACTTGAAAGAGTCTACGCCTATGGCATAAGGAACAGCTTTGGCATGGACTTTGACCCCATCACAAACAGCCTGTGGATGACTGAAAACGGCCCGACCACGTACGACGAGATAAACGTGGTCCATCCGGGGTTCAACAGCGGGTGGGACAAGTTTACAGGCCCCATCGCCAAGAGCAACGCGACTATGGACGACCTTGCAATGGTGGAAGGCGCAAAATACAGCGATCCGGCCTTTAGTTGGTACATCCCTGTCGGCGTGACGGACATTGAGTTTTTCGACTCGGACAAGCTGGGCGAAAAATACAAGGACAACATCTTTGTAGGAGACGTCAACAACGGCAACCTCTATTTCTTTGAGGCAGACCAGAACAGGACCGGGCTTTATTTCGGCTATGAGCAGTCCAGTCTTGCCGACCTCATCGCAGACCCCGTCCCGGACAAGGACACGGGCAGGCTCGACGGCGAGCTGCCCTCTATAACCCTAGGCAAGGGGTTTGCCGCAATAACCGACATCGAGACGGGGCCGGACGGCTACCTGTACGTGCTGACGCACATTGACGGCAAGATATACAGGATAACTCCAACCGGCACGGGACAATAATAATAGATATTATTCAAGCCAGGTTGTCTTGCCCGGCTTTTTGACCTGTATGTGCGCAAAATCCTCGCCCTTTTGCGCGCCGTGCCAGTGCCATACGTACGCCGGCACGCACACAAAGTCGCCCTCCTCAAGCGTGTGCACGTCGTCCATCCGCACCCGGGCAACGCTGTCGCTTTCCATCTTCACTTCTGTCTGCAGCGCCACGATGCCCTTGCCCTTTGTTGCGATCAGGATCTGGTCGGTCTCGTGATAGTGCAGTTTCGTACGGGCGCCGCGTAAAAACGTCACCAGGTACGCCTCGGCCTCCTTGCTTGCGGCGTCGGTGACCATCTTTTTAATCTCGACCTGCCCTTCAAAGTATTTCAACATCGCCTGGTCGGGCGCAATGTCGCGGATGTTTCCCTTCAGCATCACATACATGAAAAAGGGCGAGCAGTTAAATGTCTACTGACTGCCCGTTTCTGTAGCTTCTTTTATCAAAGATCATCTCTGCTATCTTTTCTGCGACCTGTTCTGGCTTGAGCATCCTTGACCTGTTTTGCCGGTAATACACAGGGTCTGATTCTTGCATACGGGTGTCGACCTCGCCGGGGCAGATGGCCATGACGCGGACGCCGTTTTGCACTTCCCACGACAGGCTTTCTGTCAGGCCCATCATGCCAAACTTGCTTGCGCAGTATGCAGAGAGGTTTTCAAAGCCTGTCTTGCCGGCGCCAGAGCTGACGTTGATTATCGTGCCCGTCTTTGTCAAATGCGGCAGGACTGCCTTTGAGCATAGAAACGCGCTTTTCAGGTTGGAGTTCATCGTATCATCCCATTCTTTTTCAGAGGTGTCGACAAGTTTTTTGATGTAAAAGATGCCGGCGTTGTTTACCAAAATGTCTATCTGGCCAAAGCGCGCGACTGCCTTTTTTGCAAGCGAATCTACCAGCGACGCGACTCCGACGTCGCAAACGACGCCCAAGACGCCCTCGTGAAATTTTCTTGTTTCATCGACGGTGTCATCGACCTCGCTTTTTGTGCGCGAGCACACTACGACATTGACGCCCTTTTTTGCAAGCAGCAGCGCAGTCGCCCTGCCAATGCCGCGCCCGCTTCCAGTCACTATGGCCGTTACCATAATCATGTGCAGCAGGCCGCAGCATCCTAAAATGTGTTTGAATGGACGGCATGCCAGCAGCAACACCTGTCAAGCGTACAATCTGGACAGTCGGTATCCGACTTAGCTTGGGCGCACTCTTTGGGATCGCATCTGCAGTTGGCGCATCTCATAGTGTATTCTCATTCACATAGACGCGGATAAAAGGATCTACAGTTATATCCCCTGCACATAAAAAAACACCAACTGCATATGCAACTGATACCGGCCACTCCCGCCCCCGAGTTCAAGGAAATCTCCGGCTGGGCTAATTCAAGCCCGCTTTCGATAAAGTCATTGAAAGGCAAGGTGGTCATACTTGACTGCTGGACCTACACTTGCATATTCTGCCTGCGCACCATACCCACATTAAAGCGGCTGCAGGAAAAGTACGGCAAGTACGGCCTTCAGGTGGTGCAAGCGCATTCTGCAGAATACCACTTTGCAACCGACCACGCCAACATTTCAAGAGCCCTTGCCCGCTACAACGTCAGCAACCTGCCTGTGGCCTTTGACACCAAGAACAAGACGTGGGAGGCGTACGGCAACATGTACTGGCCAAAGCACGTCATAATCGACCATGCAGGGTTTGTGCGCTATGAGCACGCCGGCTATGGCGACATTACCGAGTTTGAGCCAGTGATTGCAGAACTGCTGGAAGAGGCAGGAAACAAACCATCATCAATCGACTATGACGACAAGAATCCTGACGACGAGATCTTTGACACCTACGGTATGCATTTTGCAGGCATGGCGCCAGAGATATGCGTCGGCTATTCCCGCATGCGGCGCTTTGGCAACAACCAGACATTCAAGCCGGACGAGCCAAGCGTTGCCGTGGATCAGGGCTCGCACCTTGACAACACAGTTTACCTCCGCGGCAAGTGGATCTGGCAGCGCGAAGGCGTGCAGTTTGCGCCGGGAGGCAAGGAAACAAAGCCGGCCATAATCATGAAATACAATTCTGCCAAGAGGGTGCACGGCATCATGGGCACGTCCGACGGCAGGCAGGGCAGGGCAGAGGTAAGGCTTGACGGAAACCCTCTGTCAAAGGAGCAGCTGGGAAGAGACGCAAGGCTGGAAAATGGTGCAAGCATTGTCAACATAGAGTGGCCTTTTATGCACAATTTGGTCAGGACAGGGAAACCCGAAGTGCACGAGATAGAGATCATACCGCGCTCTGACAATTTCGTGTTCTACACGTTTGTCTTTGGATAAGCAAGTAAGTTTTTTATCGCCGGCAGGCGCTTGTTTTTGTACATATATGTCAGAGCTAGCTGAAGGGAGCGTTGCGCCCAACTTTGCAATGCGCGATTCAAGCAACAAAATCTTCAAGCTGTCAGACTTGAAAGGCAAAAAGAACGCAGTGGTCTACTTTTACCCGAAGGACTTTACCCCCGGCTGCACCACAGAGGCGGCCGAGTTTACCCGCGACTACCAGAAATTCAAGGATGCCGGCATCGAGATAATAGGCATCAGCCCCGACACGGAAGATTCGCACGACAAGTTCCGCGAAAAGATGGGCATACCCTACCCGCTGGTCTCAGACCCTGAAAAGGAGGTGGCAAAAAGCTACGGCGTCTATGGGAAAAAGACCTTCATGGGCCGGGAGTTCATGGGCGTAATCCGGTCGACGTTCCTTGTGGACAAGTCAGGCAAGGTGCTCAAGGTGTTTGGCAAGGTCAAGCCGGCAGGCCACAGCAAGGAAGTGCTAGAGTCATTTAGTAGTACCGGCAGCGGCTGACTCGACAAGTTCTGACAAGTGCTCAAGTATCCTCATGTGGTGCTCCTCGTCGACGCTTATGCTCTTTAGGAGCGCCGCCGTTTCCGGGTCGTCTGCCATTTCCGCGCATTTCAAGAGCGCGTCGTGCGACTCGCGCTCATCTGCAATGGATTCTTCGATCCCCTTCTTTGTCAAAGACGCGCTTCCGGTGGCCCCTTCAATGTCGGCCATGATGCGCGAGATGTATTCAATGTGGCGCAGGCCGTCTGACAGGAGCGTGTGCAGGTAGCTGCGCACAAGGTTGTTTTCCACCGTCGTCAGAACGGACATGTAGTGCATGAGCTCCTTGACTTCTGCCTCATGCTGCGCTTTTAGAAGAGAGTACAGCTTTTGCTTTTTTTCAAGCTGCTTGAGCCTTGGGTCCATTGGCAGGGTTTTAACATGCAGAACTGCAATAAAAGATTGTGTTTAGGTTTAAATAACTTGGGTGGTATCGCAGTGATGGTTGTCGTCATCCGAGTCCCCTGCCGGCTCTGCAACTTGTACATGCCCCTGCCACAAAAAGTACGGCGACAGGTCGTACTGCAACAAGTGCATAGACCACCACAAGACGTCGCCCCACTACCAAGTTCTCAAGAAATTCGAATAGCAATGGATGTTGTGCACGTGCATATTTTCCTAGATCTCTGAAAATACGGATGATCAAGACAATTGTAATAATGGTGCGGGAGATGGGATTTGAACCCACGAACCCCTTCGGGATAAGAGCCTCAGTCTTACGCCTTTGGCCAAGCTGGGCGACTCCCGCTCCAACTTACACGCTTTCACTCGCTAATTTGAATATTTTCATTTGTCAGTGACGACTCATTATGTGCACAAGATCAGCATTTTTCCGTCGAGATCGGAGGGAGGTTGCTTATGTTGCGTATCTTTAGCGTTTCCAGATCAACGTCTACAGAGCCGTACCAGCCGCATCCTTGGCTTGGCGGCGATTGCTTTAGTCCTGCCAAGAACAGTTGCACATTTGCGTTCCACTTGTCTCCGTCATAAGGTTGTACGATAAAGTAGTCAAGCTTCCAGCCAGCGTTTTGCCGGGTTTCCGGCAGATTCATCGCAATGTCTATCACCTGCCGCTTCTGATCCTCCGACAGAAGGTTGCCCGGGACAATTTCCTGATAGCCATATCTGTGCGAGCAGCCATAGTGGCCAGCGCAGAGCACTTTTTTGTACGTCGGCGCAGGCAGATTGAATGCCACAGGGCTGTCAGGCGTGTAATTTGGTGGATGGGGACACGTGTAATATGTGTCGCCATCCTTTTCCGAAATGACGACGTTCTGACACGGTATGGCGGCATCGCCAGATTGCAGTGTGTAAGGCGGCTGGACTTCAGGAGCTGCGGTTGACATGAAATAAAACAGCAATGCAAAGACAAATCCTGTCGCGGCTATAACCGGCGCGATGAGCGCCATCCTGCTGGCCACAGAGGGTATTGACAACTATAATCTTTGAATTTTATGTATCTATGTTTCAACACGGTGGCTATTGCCGTTAACGGCGGGCCTGCAGCAATGGTTTTTATAAGACTCGATCCAAACAACAAAGGCACATGCTTGTTCCGGTGCGCTGCTTTACCTGCGGCGGTCTCATTGCTGACAAGTACGGCGAGTATTCCAACAGGGTCAAAGCTGGAGAAGACCCGGCAAAGGTGATGGACTCCCTTGGAGTCAAGCGCTATTGCTGCAGGCGCATGTTCATCTCTACCGTCGAGACGATATACCAGATTATCCCCTACTACGAGGCACTCAGGCGCAGGATGTCTGAAGTCCAGACGGAAATAGAATAAATAA contains:
- a CDS encoding SDR family NAD(P)-dependent oxidoreductase, producing MIMVTAIVTGSGRGIGRATALLLAKKGVNVVVCSRTKSEVDDTVDETRKFHEGVLGVVCDVGVASLVDSLAKKAVARFGQIDILVNNAGIFYIKKLVDTSEKEWDDTMNSNLKSAFLCSKAVLPHLTKTGTIINVSSGAGKTGFENLSAYCASKFGMMGLTESLSWEVQNGVRVMAICPGEVDTRMQESDPVYYRQNRSRMLKPEQVAEKIAEMIFDKRSYRNGQSVDI
- a CDS encoding redoxin domain-containing protein, giving the protein MQLIPATPAPEFKEISGWANSSPLSIKSLKGKVVILDCWTYTCIFCLRTIPTLKRLQEKYGKYGLQVVQAHSAEYHFATDHANISRALARYNVSNLPVAFDTKNKTWEAYGNMYWPKHVIIDHAGFVRYEHAGYGDITEFEPVIAELLEEAGNKPSSIDYDDKNPDDEIFDTYGMHFAGMAPEICVGYSRMRRFGNNQTFKPDEPSVAVDQGSHLDNTVYLRGKWIWQREGVQFAPGGKETKPAIIMKYNSAKRVHGIMGTSDGRQGRAEVRLDGNPLSKEQLGRDARLENGASIVNIEWPFMHNLVRTGKPEVHEIEIIPRSDNFVFYTFVFG
- a CDS encoding PQQ-dependent sugar dehydrogenase is translated as MKKRAFVGLSIAGAIAVAIAGIIIVVPDVALPFKTSGSTTEVENSGPELRDGTLALEQVVAGGLQFPTSMAFLDADNILVLQKNDGQVRLVSGGVLAEKPVLQVNVENDVERGLLGIAVWNGSSVSSNEVFLYLTENVTDGGNTTTAMNRIYRYNYDWSQKALVNGTLLLDLAGGPGPYHNGGKIAIGPDGYLYAVIGDTNFSTGISDNHASREPPDYRSVIIRVDRETGKAPSDNPFYGIKGLERVYAYGIRNSFGMDFDPITNSLWMTENGPTTYDEINVVHPGFNSGWDKFTGPIAKSNATMDDLAMVEGAKYSDPAFSWYIPVGVTDIEFFDSDKLGEKYKDNIFVGDVNNGNLYFFEADQNRTGLYFGYEQSSLADLIADPVPDKDTGRLDGELPSITLGKGFAAITDIETGPDGYLYVLTHIDGKIYRITPTGTGQ
- a CDS encoding TldD/PmbA family protein, encoding MQQQPQAVLDMLRSLVSSSSSSRGTSYVEARYQARSFSEVNFANGRLERVRMVENAGCGIRVLVDGCWGFSSSASMSKEDLKESLVQAVSMARVLGRSKKNKVKGLAESKMARGTFVAKAKGDLAGIDIEQKVRVAREAEAAARKHAKGIKTASATYRDMLDHKVIANSDGAEVEIFDSKPEFNVTAVAREGAKSVTASEGIGITGGWDDLFKKGHLEYAQVAAEKAAKLLQAKYATGEKTTIILDPGMVGLLCHEAIGHTVEADFVLSGSVVKDKIGQKVASDLVTLVDSGRSDIAENAAGTIGVDDEGVEAGRTAIIEKGILKSFLHNRESAFAFGTASTGNARAFTYTDEPLIRMRNTYIEPRADTLDEIVKETKHGYLVKGARNGQADANGEFMFGAQEAYLIENGEVKELMRGASISGNAFDVLRSIDMVGSKFEYDIGTGYCGKYQPAKVDGGGPHVRCTAIIGGMQ
- a CDS encoding DNA-directed RNA polymerase subunit N, which gives rise to MLVPVRCFTCGGLIADKYGEYSNRVKAGEDPAKVMDSLGVKRYCCRRMFISTVETIYQIIPYYEALRRRMSEVQTEIE
- a CDS encoding NAD(P)/FAD-dependent oxidoreductase, with product MAGKYDIAVVGGGPAGLSAAWAAAKAGASVILFEKDEAIAHSVRTSGVSWIDSMDALGIPSRLYNPISSYQFVSPSNEVTIAGSNPRSCVLDVRATYQHLTFMAAEAGARIMIKSNVINVVKEGDRIAGVKASTPAGDLEVACPLVIDASGFGTSAARRAGMAGEWKRYGVGAEYECYCDHADSALWTLMVGQQYSEAGYAWVFPLSKNRVRIGVGIGRPESQADPLDKLNAILEKRLKPLDRLGKIQPVELHYGFIPNEGTRASTVADGLLMVGDSAGQANPLVLEGIRYAIEFGRLAGEVGARSLEGGASRESLLDYERAWKAKAASKIASALKVQSRWIGLSDEEWDREIEILRDMSADEFIDFVKAEFTAGKMIKLALHHPRLAARQLFNMVLKS
- a CDS encoding cupin domain-containing protein produces the protein MLKGNIRDIAPDQAMLKYFEGQVEIKKMVTDAASKEAEAYLVTFLRGARTKLHYHETDQILIATKGKGIVALQTEVKMESDSVARVRMDDVHTLEEGDFVCVPAYVWHWHGAQKGEDFAHIQVKKPGKTTWLE
- the bcp gene encoding thioredoxin-dependent thiol peroxidase — encoded protein: MSELAEGSVAPNFAMRDSSNKIFKLSDLKGKKNAVVYFYPKDFTPGCTTEAAEFTRDYQKFKDAGIEIIGISPDTEDSHDKFREKMGIPYPLVSDPEKEVAKSYGVYGKKTFMGREFMGVIRSTFLVDKSGKVLKVFGKVKPAGHSKEVLESFSSTGSG
- a CDS encoding TldD/PmbA family protein, which codes for MESLLRLALKEAEAHGASDAEVYAAVTKESEVFIENNDLKQAKTQKASAVGIRVFLNGALGFYSVNSLDPDKIRNAVYSAVKIARVSPRDKLNFLPAKSKVGRVRGIYDRNAESFEAREAAKLAAEMLKTAKSHDKKVSVDSGNFSATGMTHWLANTNGVLLSEKLSVFSWSIMGMAIDGDDVSSFDVQSGGTHHVKDIEVHTAASEFARTVAGSLGAKKMTDSFKGEMLLTPAAAMEMVEEVVAHSINSDAVQKKSSMFAGKLGKRVASAMLAVEDDATNADGLAAASFDREGVPHRKNVVIENGVLKKFLYNTYTAKKAGTRSTGNASGSTSSPPSVATTNFAVKPGKSSLDGLISEIKQGVMISRFSGNVNPVNGDFSGVVKGGWLVRNGELVHPVKEVMVAGNVFDCLKNLTGLSKERKVIGASILPYMRFGRVSFTAG